The DNA region GGCGCGGAGAAGCAGGTCGAGGGCATTCGCCGGGCACAGGATGCCCGTCGCGTGCGCGACCTGGACCACGCCAACGAGCTGAAGCAGGCCATCGAGGGCCTGACCGGCGTGTCGCTCGCGGTCAAGACCGCCGGCACCGGCAAGCTCTTCGGTTCGGTCACCGCGGCCGACGTCGCCTCGGCGATCAAGGTCGCCGGCGGCCCGGTCGTCGACAAGCGCAGCATCGAGCTGCCGAAGGCCCACATCAAGAGCACCGGCAAGCACGGTGTCGTGGTGCATCTGCACCCCGATGTGATCGCCAAGGTCGACCTGCAGGTCACCGCCGCCGAGTAATTCGGTTGATCGGAGGCCACCTCACTTGTGGGGGTGGCCTCCGATTTCTTTGTTTGCCAGGTGTTTTCTGTCTTTGCCTGCGCGCGGGGAGTCCAGGTCTCGAAGGCATCGTGGCGAGGCGACGGCACGCAGGATCCGCGATGTTCGTCCTGGTTGTGGATTGCTCAGCAAACCAACCATTCTCGTTGTGTGTCAGGTCACATGGGCGTGACCGTTCGTTTACCCAACACGCCCGGCCGTTGCCGTCCAACGACACGCCGCACGGGATTGATCCACAGTTGCGAACAATGAGAAATAGGCCACTACCAGTGCATTGAGCAGTCATAACGGCTGTTGTCCCCAAGTTTTCCACAGGGGGTGCACAACAGTTGGTGAACAATACCCACGTTATCCACAGGTGTGTACACAGGCCGGTTTGGCGCGTCCCCACCCGGTCGCCTAGGTTCGCATTCGATGTCGTGACCATAGCCCCGGGACCGCACGACTCCAGGTATCCCACGCCCACCACTACGGGTTTGCCACCGCGCCTTCGTCATTCGAGGGCGACTCCGCGTGGCGGCCCGGACATGTCGGTGCGCTGGCGTACAACAGGTCATGCACGCCGTTCCGGGCGCCAGCAGAGAGGACGGTCGAGCCCATGGCAGTCGTCGACGATCGCGGCCACGACGATCACGGCCCCTCGGATTACCCCGACGCCCCCGCGAGGATTTCGGCCGCCAGCCACCCCATGACATGGTCGCCGAGCAGTCCGTTCTCGGTGGCATGCTGCTGTCCAAGGACGCCATCGCCGATGTCGTGGAGGTCATCCGCCCCGGCGACTTCTACCGCCCCGCACACCAGGCCGTCTACGACGCCATCCTGGACCTCTACGGCCGCGGCGAGCCGGCTGACCCGGTGACGGTATCCGCCACCCTCGACCGCAAGGGCGAACTCAAGCGCATCGGCGGCGCCCCCTACCTGGTCACCCTGACCCAAACGGTCCCCACCGCCGCCAACGCCGGCTACTACGCCGAGATCGTCGCCGAGAAGTCCGTCCTGCGCCGCCTCGTCGAAGCGGGCACCCGCATCGTCCAGTACGGCTACGCCGGCGCCGACGGCCAAGACGTAGCCGAGGTCGTGGACCGAGCCCAGGCCGAGCTCTACGACGTCACCGAACGCCGCTCCAGCGAGGACTTCGCCCCCCTCACCGACATCCTCCAGCCCACGATGGACGAACTCGACTCCATCGCCTCCCGAGGCGGCATCTCCCTCGGCGTACCAACCGGTTTCACCGAACTCGACGAAATCACCAACGGCCTCCACCCCGGCCAGATGGTCATCGTCGCGGCCCGCCCCGGCGTCGGCAAGGCCCTCGCGCTCGACACACTCCTGCCGACGCCGGACGGCTGGATCACCATGGGTGAGGTCGAGGTCGGCGACGAATTGCTGGACGCGCAGGGAAAGCCCACGCGTGTCGTGGCAGCCACCGAGGTAATGCTGGACCGCCCCTGCTACGAGGTCGAATTCTCGGACGGCACAGTCATAGTCGCGGACGAGCAGCACCAGTGGCTCACCGAGACCCGATCCTCGCGCCGGTCCGCTCAACAGGCCGCCATCGGCTACAACCGATACCGGAATCAGCAGACGTTCGCTCAGGTTCGGACGACCGCCGAGATCGCGGCGACCGTGCGCTGCGAGACTGCCGATCGGCGGCTCAACCACTCCGTGGTCAATGCCGAGGCACTGCAACTGCCCGAGCGCGAATTGCTGATTCCCCCATACACATTGGGTGCATGGCTCGGCGATGGAAGTTCCGCCTGTGCGCAACTGACCACCGCCGACCCCGAGATCCTCTATCGGATCGAGAATGAGGGCATCCTCACGACGCACTCGGATTCCGCCCAGCTGCGCTACAGCCTCAGGCTGCCCGCGGACGCACCCATCGAACCGCGGGACTGCGTCGTCTGCGGTAGCGAGTTCATTCCGTTCACCAGCGAGGTCCGCACCTGCGGCCGCTCCTGTGGCGGCAAGGCTGGTTTCGTCTCCGGTCCGGCCCCTGCCCCGAACTGCCCGCAGTGCGGTGGACCATCCATCGGGCTGCGCCTGTGCCAGGCCTGCCGCAATGCGGTCGGCAGCGTGCAGGCTCGCCTGCGCACCATTGGCGTGCTCGGCAACAAGCACATCCCCGGCGAGTATCTGCGGGCATCCGAGACCCAGCGACGCGCCCTGCTCGCCGGCCTGCTCGACACCGACGGCACCGTCACCAAGGGCGGCTCGGTCCAGTTCTCGGTGACCAACGAACAGCTCGCACGCGACACCGAAGAGCTGATCGTGAGCCTCGGTTACCGCTGCCAGATGTCGACCAAACGCGTCCGTGGCCGGACCGAGGCGTCTTCGACCGCCTACGCTCTGACCTTCGCCACCGAGGACGAGGTCTTCGGCCTGAGCCGAAAAGAGCTGCTGCACAAGCAGCGTCGCGGCGCCACCAACACGTCGCGCTCCGGCTCCCGTTTCATCGTCGATGTCCGCCCGATCGCATCCGTCCCGGTCCGCTGCGTCGAGGTGGACAACGCGGAACACCTCTACCTCGCGGGCCGCGCGATGATCCCGACCCACAATTCCACCCTGGGTATGGATTTCATGCGCAGCTGCTCCATCAAGCACGGCATGGCCAGCGTCATCTTCTCCCTGGAAATGAGCCGCACCGAAATCGTCATG from Nocardia tengchongensis includes:
- the rplI gene encoding 50S ribosomal protein L9, encoding MKLILTADVDNLGAPGDTVEVKDGYGRNFLLPRGLAIVATRGAEKQVEGIRRAQDARRVRDLDHANELKQAIEGLTGVSLAVKTAGTGKLFGSVTAADVASAIKVAGGPVVDKRSIELPKAHIKSTGKHGVVVHLHPDVIAKVDLQVTAAE
- the dnaB gene encoding replicative DNA helicase yields the protein MVAEQSVLGGMLLSKDAIADVVEVIRPGDFYRPAHQAVYDAILDLYGRGEPADPVTVSATLDRKGELKRIGGAPYLVTLTQTVPTAANAGYYAEIVAEKSVLRRLVEAGTRIVQYGYAGADGQDVAEVVDRAQAELYDVTERRSSEDFAPLTDILQPTMDELDSIASRGGISLGVPTGFTELDEITNGLHPGQMVIVAARPGVGKALALDTLLPTPDGWITMGEVEVGDELLDAQGKPTRVVAATEVMLDRPCYEVEFSDGTVIVADEQHQWLTETRSSRRSAQQAAIGYNRYRNQQTFAQVRTTAEIAATVRCETADRRLNHSVVNAEALQLPERELLIPPYTLGAWLGDGSSACAQLTTADPEILYRIENEGILTTHSDSAQLRYSLRLPADAPIEPRDCVVCGSEFIPFTSEVRTCGRSCGGKAGFVSGPAPAPNCPQCGGPSIGLRLCQACRNAVGSVQARLRTIGVLGNKHIPGEYLRASETQRRALLAGLLDTDGTVTKGGSVQFSVTNEQLARDTEELIVSLGYRCQMSTKRVRGRTEASSTAYALTFATEDEVFGLSRKELLHKQRRGATNTSRSGSRFIVDVRPIASVPVRCVEVDNAEHLYLAGRAMIPTHNSTLGMDFMRSCSIKHGMASVIFSLEMSRTEIVMRLLSAEAKIKLGDMRSGRMSDDDWTKLARRMSEISEAPLFVDDSPNLTMMEIRAKARRLKQRHDLRLIVVDYLQLMSSGKKVESRQQEVSEFSRSLKLMAKELEVPVIAISQLNRGPEQRTDKRPMVSDLRESGSLEQDADMVILLHRPDAFERDDPRGGEADLILGKHRNGPTATITVAHQLHLSRFVDMARG